The Carnobacterium divergens genome includes a window with the following:
- the gyrA gene encoding DNA gyrase subunit A: MAEEFKEKIAQKNLTEEMRTSFLDYAMSVIVARALPDVRDGMKPVHRRILYGMNELGVTPDKAYKKSARIVGDVMGKYHPHGDSAIYESMVRMAQPFSYRSTLVDGHGNFGSVDGDGAAAMRYTEARMSKIAVEMLRDINKNTVDYQDNYDGSEREPEVLPARFPNLLVNGATGIAVGMATNIPPHNLSEVISALHILMNDPDATTADLMEVLPGPDFPTGGLVMGKSGIRRAYETGRGSIMIRAKVDVEIRKNGKERIIVNELPYMVNKAKLVERIAELAREKRIEGITDLTDESDRDGMRVVIDVRRDVSASVVLNNLYKLTPMQTSFGFNMLAIVNGVPKVLSLKSILTHYLEHQEIVIRRRTQFDKQKAEARAHILEGLRIALDHIDEIIKIIRGSKTGDVAKTELIERFGLSDKQAQAILDMRMVRLTGLEREKIEAEYNDLIELITDLADILGSSQRIHTIIETELLEIQEKYGDPRRTELLVGEVLSLEDEDLIEEEDIVITLTHNGYIKRLPNNEFRAQRRGGRGVQGMGMHDDDFIENLVSCSTHDTLLFFTNNGKVYRAKGYEIPEYGRTAKGIPAINLLGIDSGEKIQAIINVKGKSEEDTYLFFTTLKGVVKRTSVSAFSNIRSNGLKAIVLREDDELMNVCVTNGEQNVIIGTHLGYAVSFDENTVRDMGRSASGVRGIRLREDDYVVGMDVLKADSEVLVITENGYGKRTKASEYPIKGRGGKGIKTANITEKNGKLAGLTTVNGDEDIMLITNTGVIIRFEVDSVSQTGRATLGVRLIRVGEDAIVSTMAKVEAEPIEEETATEEKPVQNDEA; the protein is encoded by the coding sequence ATGGCTGAGGAATTTAAAGAGAAGATTGCACAAAAAAATCTGACAGAAGAAATGCGTACCTCGTTTTTAGATTATGCAATGAGTGTAATCGTAGCGCGTGCGTTGCCAGATGTTAGAGATGGGATGAAACCCGTTCATCGTCGTATTTTATATGGGATGAACGAACTTGGAGTAACACCTGATAAGGCCTATAAAAAATCAGCTCGTATTGTCGGAGACGTTATGGGGAAATATCATCCACATGGCGATAGTGCGATTTATGAATCAATGGTACGGATGGCTCAACCCTTTAGTTATCGTAGTACCTTAGTTGACGGACACGGAAACTTTGGTTCTGTCGATGGTGATGGTGCCGCTGCGATGCGTTATACCGAAGCAAGAATGTCTAAAATTGCTGTTGAAATGTTACGTGATATCAATAAAAATACAGTTGATTATCAAGATAACTATGATGGCTCGGAACGTGAACCAGAAGTGCTACCAGCACGTTTTCCTAACCTTTTAGTCAATGGTGCAACAGGGATTGCGGTTGGGATGGCAACGAATATTCCGCCACATAATTTATCAGAAGTTATTTCTGCGTTGCATATTTTGATGAACGACCCAGATGCAACAACAGCCGATTTGATGGAAGTGTTACCTGGACCTGATTTCCCAACTGGTGGATTGGTCATGGGTAAATCTGGCATTAGACGCGCATATGAGACTGGTAGAGGCTCGATTATGATTCGTGCTAAGGTTGATGTCGAAATACGTAAAAATGGCAAGGAACGCATTATAGTGAACGAATTGCCTTATATGGTCAACAAAGCTAAATTAGTTGAGCGTATTGCGGAACTAGCTCGTGAAAAACGAATTGAAGGTATTACCGATTTAACTGATGAGTCCGATCGTGATGGTATGCGTGTGGTTATCGATGTTAGACGTGATGTGAGTGCAAGTGTTGTTTTGAATAATTTATACAAATTGACACCAATGCAAACTTCTTTTGGTTTTAATATGCTAGCGATTGTTAACGGTGTCCCAAAAGTATTGAGTTTAAAATCCATTTTAACCCACTACTTAGAGCATCAAGAAATCGTTATTCGTCGTCGTACTCAATTTGATAAACAAAAAGCTGAAGCAAGAGCTCATATTCTCGAAGGTTTACGAATTGCGTTAGACCACATCGATGAAATCATTAAAATTATTCGCGGTTCAAAAACGGGTGATGTGGCTAAAACAGAATTAATCGAGCGTTTCGGTTTATCTGATAAACAAGCACAAGCAATTTTAGATATGCGAATGGTTCGTTTAACTGGTTTGGAACGTGAAAAAATTGAAGCTGAATACAATGACTTAATTGAATTAATTACAGATTTGGCAGATATTTTAGGAAGCAGTCAACGAATTCATACGATTATTGAAACAGAACTACTAGAAATTCAAGAAAAATATGGCGATCCTCGTCGTACAGAATTGCTTGTAGGAGAAGTTCTTAGTCTAGAAGATGAAGACCTGATTGAAGAAGAAGATATCGTAATTACTTTGACTCATAATGGCTACATCAAACGTTTGCCAAACAATGAATTCAGAGCGCAACGTCGTGGTGGGCGTGGTGTTCAAGGAATGGGGATGCACGATGATGATTTCATCGAAAATCTTGTTTCTTGTTCAACACATGATACGTTATTATTCTTTACCAATAACGGAAAAGTATATCGTGCCAAAGGCTATGAAATTCCTGAATACGGCCGTACAGCTAAAGGAATTCCAGCAATCAACTTACTAGGAATTGATTCTGGCGAAAAAATCCAAGCGATTATCAACGTTAAAGGAAAATCAGAAGAGGACACCTATCTATTCTTTACAACTCTTAAAGGTGTTGTAAAACGTACATCAGTAAGTGCCTTTTCTAATATTCGTAGCAACGGACTAAAAGCGATTGTCTTACGCGAAGACGATGAATTGATGAATGTTTGTGTAACCAACGGCGAACAAAATGTGATTATCGGAACTCATTTAGGCTATGCGGTTAGTTTCGATGAAAACACAGTTCGTGATATGGGACGAAGCGCAAGCGGTGTTCGTGGAATTCGTTTACGTGAAGATGATTATGTTGTTGGAATGGACGTTTTAAAAGCTGACTCAGAAGTATTAGTAATTACTGAAAATGGTTACGGAAAACGTACTAAAGCTAGCGAATATCCAATTAAAGGTCGTGGCGGTAAAGGAATCAAGACAGCTAACATTACCGAGAAAAACGGTAAATTAGCAGGCTTGACAACTGTTAATGGAGACGAAGACATCATGTTGATAACAAACACAGGTGTCATTATCCGTTTCGAAGTAGACTCAGTGTCACAAACCGGTCGTGCAACATTAGGTGTTCGTTTGATTCGTGTTGGGGAAGACGCAATCGTGTCAACAATGGCTAAAGTGGAAGCAGAACCAATTGAAGAGGAAACTGCAACAGAAGAAAAACCTGTTCAAAATGATGAAGCTTAA
- a CDS encoding GNAT family N-acetyltransferase, which produces MTISFRKIKNEDFSVCATILMAAYNGAPWNNTWTKKDALLRIEATMSGFNSRGYVVEKNNEIIAMCLGRIDYYYNNWSQFCIDEFNVTPALQGAGIGKNLLIFIANVMKDEKINRIFLITGGEQASNFYKKNGFVTSNEGIMMAYDLQND; this is translated from the coding sequence ATGACCATAAGTTTTAGAAAGATAAAAAATGAAGATTTTTCTGTATGTGCAACTATTTTAATGGCTGCGTATAATGGTGCGCCTTGGAATAATACATGGACGAAAAAAGATGCTCTTCTTAGAATTGAAGCTACAATGAGTGGCTTTAATTCTAGAGGTTATGTAGTGGAGAAAAATAATGAAATTATTGCAATGTGTTTAGGTAGAATTGATTACTACTACAACAATTGGAGTCAATTTTGTATTGATGAATTTAATGTTACTCCTGCTTTACAAGGAGCGGGCATTGGTAAAAATTTGTTAATTTTTATTGCTAACGTAATGAAGGATGAGAAGATTAATAGAATTTTTTTGATTACTGGAGGAGAACAGGCATCAAATTTTTATAAAAAAAATGGATTTGTAACCTCCAATGAGGGCATAATGATGGCATATGATTTACAAAATGATTAA
- the rpsF gene encoding 30S ribosomal protein S6 → MSQTAKYEIMYIIRPNIEEAAKAAVVERFDTILKDNGAEVIESKDWAKRRLAYEIKDFREGIYHIVKLTATDAAAINEFDRLAKISDDIIRHMVIREEV, encoded by the coding sequence ATGAGTCAAACAGCAAAATACGAAATTATGTACATTATCCGTCCGAACATTGAAGAGGCAGCTAAAGCAGCTGTTGTTGAACGCTTCGATACTATCTTAAAAGATAATGGCGCTGAAGTGATCGAATCTAAAGACTGGGCGAAACGCCGTTTAGCTTACGAAATTAAAGATTTCCGCGAGGGAATTTATCATATCGTGAAGTTAACTGCAACTGATGCAGCGGCTATCAATGAATTTGATCGTCTAGCTAAGATTAGCGATGACATTATTCGTCATATGGTAATTAGAGAAGAAGTTTAA
- the ssb gene encoding single-stranded DNA-binding protein: MINRVVLVGRLTKDADLRYTSNGAAVASFTVAVNRQFTNQSGEREADFINCVAWRKTAETLANFTRKGSLVGVEGRIQTRSYDNQQGQRVYVTEVVVDTFSLLESKSVSEQRQSHDGNSSAPTTNQNTSYSGGSSSNNQYQSGGYQQNSANNSTNNQSTAPKQQYQNFERNDDPFATSGQQIDISDDDLPF; the protein is encoded by the coding sequence ATGATTAATAGAGTTGTTTTAGTTGGAAGATTAACTAAAGATGCTGATTTGCGATATACTTCAAATGGCGCAGCGGTTGCTTCATTTACAGTTGCGGTGAATAGACAATTTACGAACCAAAGCGGTGAAAGAGAAGCTGATTTTATCAACTGTGTTGCTTGGAGAAAAACTGCTGAAACTCTAGCTAATTTTACCCGAAAAGGTTCTTTAGTTGGTGTGGAAGGCCGTATTCAAACGCGTTCTTATGATAATCAACAAGGGCAACGTGTATACGTTACTGAAGTTGTTGTTGATACGTTCTCATTATTAGAATCAAAATCTGTTAGTGAACAACGTCAAAGTCATGATGGAAATAGTAGCGCTCCTACAACCAATCAAAATACTAGTTATTCTGGTGGAAGTAGTAGCAACAACCAATACCAAAGTGGTGGTTATCAACAAAATTCAGCTAATAATAGCACGAATAATCAATCAACAGCTCCTAAACAACAATATCAAAATTTCGAGAGAAATGATGATCCATTTGCAACAAGTGGACAACAAATTGATATCTCAGATGATGATTTACCATTCTAA
- the rpsR gene encoding 30S ribosomal protein S18, with protein sequence MAQQRRGGRKRRKVCYFTANHIDHIDYKDTELLKRFISERGKILPRRVTGTCAKHQRKLTIAIKRSRIMGLLPFVTAE encoded by the coding sequence ATGGCTCAACAACGCAGAGGCGGACGTAAGCGCCGTAAAGTTTGTTATTTTACAGCAAACCACATTGACCATATCGATTACAAAGATACTGAACTATTAAAACGTTTTATCTCTGAAAGAGGAAAAATTTTACCTCGTCGTGTTACTGGTACTTGTGCTAAACACCAACGTAAATTAACAATTGCTATCAAACGTTCTCGTATTATGGGATTATTACCATTCGTAACAGCTGAATAG
- a CDS encoding DHH family phosphoesterase, which produces MEKKLPHEKLPSFFKDEKLRIATFVLSGLLVLIVILAFFAKFYIGLALSVLFIIVLLLLYYSMKKITVETNKYIADLSYRIKRGEQEALIKMPIGILLYNEKYEVQWTNPYLQLYLGKKEVLGKKIDEIDLELANVIKNNKTKGLSNVRWGDKEFQIIVQDDIKVIYLMDITQYYKIKEQYEEEQLVIGNIFIDNYDEIVQSMNDRSTSNLNNFVTTQLSNWAKEHHIYLKRVSEDRFIVLMYLKSLQKIEEEKFSIIDRVRERTSKQNFPLTLSIGLAYGDKDLSNLANLAQSNLDLALGRGGDQVVVKSSEEDARFYGGKTNPMEKRTRVRSRMISQALQELMKQSDQIFVMGHKYPDMDAIGSCLGIRRIAEMNHKEAWIVVNPDEFSNDISRLMDEVKKDENISKYIITPKEAAEKMTATSLLVMVDMHRPSISIAPELLTLTNQIVVIDHHRRGEEFPENPVLVYIEPYASSAAELITELFEYQSNESDPINKIEATAMLAGIIVDTRSFSLRTGSRTFDAASYLRSCGADSVMIQRLLKENVDTYLLRSHLIQSIEFVKSNLAIATGEEDETYDTVVAAQAADTMLSMADVDASFVITKRADGRVGISARSLGEINVQIIMEALGGGGHLSNAATQLSDTTVAEAKEQLKQVINEQNKEE; this is translated from the coding sequence ATGGAAAAAAAGTTGCCTCATGAAAAACTCCCGAGTTTTTTTAAAGATGAAAAGCTGAGAATTGCAACATTTGTTCTAAGTGGATTATTGGTTTTAATTGTTATTTTAGCATTTTTTGCTAAGTTTTATATTGGTTTAGCATTATCTGTTTTATTTATTATTGTTCTTTTATTGCTTTATTATTCAATGAAAAAAATTACAGTAGAAACAAATAAATATATTGCTGATTTATCTTATCGAATAAAAAGAGGCGAACAAGAGGCTTTAATTAAAATGCCTATCGGTATTTTGCTGTATAATGAAAAGTATGAAGTTCAATGGACAAATCCTTATTTACAGCTTTATCTTGGAAAAAAAGAAGTATTAGGCAAGAAAATTGATGAGATTGATTTGGAATTGGCCAACGTTATTAAAAATAATAAAACAAAAGGTTTAAGCAATGTAAGATGGGGAGATAAAGAGTTTCAAATTATTGTTCAGGATGATATTAAAGTTATTTATTTAATGGATATTACGCAATATTATAAGATAAAAGAACAGTATGAAGAAGAACAATTGGTTATTGGAAATATCTTTATCGATAACTATGATGAAATTGTTCAATCAATGAATGATCGTAGTACTTCCAATTTAAATAACTTTGTAACAACACAATTATCTAATTGGGCAAAAGAGCATCATATTTATTTAAAACGAGTTTCTGAAGATCGATTTATTGTGTTGATGTATTTGAAGTCATTGCAAAAAATTGAAGAAGAAAAATTTAGTATCATCGATCGTGTTCGTGAACGTACATCTAAACAAAACTTCCCACTAACCCTAAGCATAGGTCTTGCATACGGAGATAAAGATTTAAGCAATTTAGCAAATCTAGCTCAAAGCAATTTAGATTTGGCATTAGGTCGTGGTGGAGATCAAGTAGTTGTAAAATCAAGTGAGGAAGATGCTCGCTTTTATGGTGGAAAAACGAATCCAATGGAAAAACGAACACGTGTTCGTTCTCGGATGATTAGTCAAGCATTACAAGAATTAATGAAACAGTCGGATCAAATTTTTGTAATGGGACATAAATATCCAGATATGGATGCAATCGGTTCTTGTTTAGGCATTCGCCGTATTGCAGAAATGAACCATAAAGAAGCATGGATTGTTGTAAACCCAGATGAATTTAGTAATGATATCTCAAGATTAATGGATGAGGTAAAAAAAGACGAAAATATTAGTAAATACATCATTACTCCAAAAGAAGCTGCTGAAAAAATGACAGCAACAAGTTTATTGGTGATGGTTGATATGCATCGTCCATCTATTTCAATTGCACCTGAATTGTTAACCCTAACGAACCAAATTGTTGTAATTGATCACCATCGTCGTGGCGAAGAATTCCCAGAAAATCCAGTATTGGTTTATATTGAACCATATGCATCGTCAGCTGCTGAATTGATTACTGAATTGTTTGAATATCAGTCAAACGAATCAGACCCAATCAATAAAATTGAAGCAACTGCTATGCTAGCAGGAATTATTGTAGACACGAGAAGTTTTTCTCTTCGAACAGGTTCAAGAACCTTTGACGCTGCGAGCTATTTACGTTCTTGTGGAGCAGATTCAGTTATGATTCAACGATTACTGAAAGAAAACGTAGATACCTATTTATTGAGAAGTCATTTGATTCAATCCATTGAATTTGTGAAATCCAATTTGGCCATTGCAACTGGTGAAGAGGATGAAACCTACGACACTGTAGTCGCTGCTCAAGCTGCAGATACCATGCTCTCCATGGCGGATGTAGATGCGTCCTTCGTGATTACGAAGCGAGCAGATGGACGAGTTGGAATCAGTGCGAGAAGTCTTGGGGAAATTAACGTTCAAATTATTATGGAAGCACTTGGTGGTGGTGGGCATCTATCAAATGCGGCTACACAGCTTAGTGACACTACAGTAGCTGAAGCAAAAGAACAATTAAAACAAGTTATTAATGAACAAAATAAGGAGGAATAA
- the rplI gene encoding 50S ribosomal protein L9: MKVIFLEDVKGKGKKGETKNVADGYAQNYLIKNGLAKEANSSTLSELAGQKKAEDKHNAEILAEANQLKAVLEDDKHVIEMKAKAGEDSRLFGSITSKQIADAVKKQYDIKLDKRKIDLTTPIRNLGVTKLDVKIHPEVVATLTVNVSQEA; the protein is encoded by the coding sequence ATGAAAGTCATTTTTTTAGAAGATGTTAAAGGTAAAGGTAAAAAAGGTGAAACGAAGAATGTAGCAGATGGTTATGCACAAAACTACCTAATCAAAAATGGATTAGCAAAAGAAGCCAATTCATCAACATTAAGTGAATTAGCAGGACAAAAGAAAGCCGAAGATAAGCACAATGCAGAAATTTTGGCTGAAGCGAACCAATTGAAAGCTGTATTAGAAGACGATAAACATGTAATTGAAATGAAAGCGAAAGCTGGAGAAGATAGTCGTTTATTTGGCTCAATTACCTCAAAACAAATTGCAGATGCAGTAAAAAAACAATATGATATTAAATTAGACAAACGTAAAATTGATTTAACAACTCCGATTCGCAATCTTGGAGTAACAAAACTAGATGTTAAAATTCATCCAGAAGTTGTGGCAACGTTGACAGTGAATGTTTCACAAGAAGCGTAG
- the dnaB gene encoding replicative DNA helicase — translation MNEAFQDRLPPQSIEAEQAVLGAIFLDPETVVGALEFLEAQDFYRRGHQIIFQTMLELNDRNEAIDVVTVMNSLESKNQLEDVGGMPYLAELAIAVPTAANMEHYAKIIEQKSILRKLIHTATDIVTQGYEEGEELGAILDQAERSILEVSERRNSNGFLAISDVLNSSIAEIDRLYQNDEEITGIPTGYQALDQMTAGLQSEELIILAARPAVGKTAFALNIAQNIGTKTDETVAIFSLEMGAESLVNRMLCAEGSIDASHLRTGNLSEEEWQSLIVAMGSLSKASIYIDDTPGIRIAEIRAKCRRLAQEKGGLGLILIDYLQLIEGSGKESRQQEVSEISRQLKKLAKELKVPVIALSQLSRGVEQRQDKRPVLSDIRESGSIEQDADIVAFLYRDDYYDREGGEDDDDGDRDAAGEDNIIEVIIEKNRSGARGTVKLLFVKEYNKFSSLSYMPEPPM, via the coding sequence GTGAATGAAGCTTTTCAAGACCGATTGCCGCCACAAAGTATTGAGGCAGAGCAAGCCGTTTTAGGTGCTATTTTTCTTGACCCCGAAACAGTCGTAGGCGCATTGGAATTTTTAGAGGCACAAGATTTTTATCGTCGTGGCCATCAAATTATTTTTCAAACAATGTTAGAATTAAATGACCGCAATGAAGCTATTGACGTTGTGACGGTTATGAATAGTTTAGAATCAAAAAATCAATTAGAAGATGTTGGCGGAATGCCGTATTTGGCCGAACTTGCCATTGCAGTTCCAACTGCTGCGAATATGGAACACTATGCAAAAATTATTGAACAAAAATCAATTTTAAGAAAACTGATTCATACAGCAACAGATATTGTGACCCAAGGTTATGAAGAAGGAGAAGAGCTAGGAGCTATTTTAGATCAGGCTGAACGTAGTATTCTCGAAGTATCTGAAAGACGCAATAGCAACGGTTTTTTAGCGATTTCAGATGTATTAAACAGTTCGATTGCAGAAATTGATCGGTTGTATCAAAATGACGAAGAAATTACCGGTATCCCAACAGGCTATCAAGCATTGGATCAAATGACAGCAGGTTTACAATCAGAAGAGTTGATTATTTTAGCTGCACGTCCCGCGGTAGGGAAAACAGCCTTTGCGTTAAATATCGCACAAAACATTGGAACAAAGACAGATGAGACGGTTGCTATTTTTAGCTTAGAAATGGGGGCGGAATCTTTAGTCAATCGGATGCTATGCGCCGAGGGCAGTATTGATGCCAGTCATTTACGAACAGGGAATCTTTCAGAAGAGGAATGGCAAAGTCTAATTGTAGCGATGGGAAGCCTATCGAAGGCGAGTATTTATATTGATGATACACCGGGGATTCGAATTGCTGAAATTAGAGCGAAATGCCGGCGTTTAGCTCAAGAAAAAGGCGGACTTGGATTAATTTTAATCGATTATTTGCAATTGATTGAAGGTAGTGGGAAAGAAAGTCGCCAACAAGAGGTTTCTGAAATTTCCCGTCAATTAAAAAAATTAGCGAAAGAATTAAAAGTACCCGTTATTGCATTGTCGCAATTGTCTCGTGGCGTAGAGCAAAGACAAGACAAACGTCCCGTTTTAAGTGATATTCGTGAATCTGGATCTATCGAGCAAGATGCAGATATTGTTGCCTTTTTATACCGTGATGATTATTATGATCGTGAAGGTGGAGAAGATGACGACGACGGAGATCGCGATGCAGCTGGCGAAGATAATATTATTGAAGTCATTATTGAAAAAAACCGGAGTGGCGCTCGTGGTACGGTGAAACTATTGTTTGTTAAGGAATACAATAAGTTTTCATCCTTATCCTATATGCCAGAACCGCCTATGTAA
- a CDS encoding adenylosuccinate synthase: MSSVVVVGTQWGDEGKGKITDFLSENAEVIARYQGGDNAGHTIKFDGVTYKLHLIPSGIFYKEKISVIGNGVVVNPKSLVTELAYLKDKNIDTDNLRISDRAHVILPYHIHLDQLQEDSKGDQKIGTTIKGIGPAYMDKAARVGIRVADLLDKEIFAERLRINLEEKNRQFVKMFESTPIEFDDVFEEYYEYGQQIKKYVCDTSVILNDALDAGKRVLFEGAQGVMLDIDQGTYPFVTSSNPVAGGVTIGSGVGPSKIDKVVGVCKAYTSRVGDGPFPTELFDEVGQQIREVGKEYGTTTGRPRRVGWFDTVVMRHAKRVSGITNLSLNSIDVLSGLETVKICTSYERNGETIFHYPASLKELAECTPIYEELPGWSEDITGCRTLEELPANARNYVHRVSELVGVRISTFSVGPDRNQTNVLESVWAQI, encoded by the coding sequence ATGTCTTCAGTAGTAGTTGTGGGAACACAATGGGGCGATGAAGGAAAAGGTAAGATTACAGATTTTTTAAGTGAAAATGCGGAAGTGATTGCACGTTACCAAGGTGGCGATAATGCAGGACACACAATCAAATTTGACGGTGTGACGTACAAATTACACTTAATTCCTTCAGGTATTTTCTATAAGGAGAAAATTAGCGTTATAGGAAATGGCGTTGTGGTAAACCCAAAATCACTTGTAACTGAATTGGCTTACCTAAAAGATAAAAATATTGATACGGATAATCTACGTATCTCAGATCGTGCACATGTTATTTTACCTTATCATATCCACTTGGATCAATTACAAGAAGATTCAAAAGGAGATCAAAAAATTGGAACAACCATTAAAGGGATTGGTCCAGCGTATATGGATAAAGCAGCACGTGTTGGGATTCGAGTTGCTGATTTATTAGACAAAGAAATTTTTGCTGAACGTCTACGTATTAACTTAGAAGAAAAAAATCGTCAATTCGTTAAAATGTTTGAGTCAACACCTATTGAATTTGATGATGTTTTTGAAGAGTATTATGAATATGGTCAACAAATTAAAAAATATGTCTGTGACACGTCAGTTATTTTAAATGACGCATTAGATGCTGGCAAACGGGTTCTTTTTGAAGGCGCACAAGGCGTAATGCTAGATATCGATCAAGGAACGTATCCATTTGTTACGTCTTCAAACCCTGTTGCCGGCGGTGTGACAATCGGGAGTGGCGTTGGTCCTTCTAAAATTGATAAAGTTGTAGGCGTATGTAAAGCTTATACAAGTCGCGTTGGTGACGGTCCTTTCCCAACTGAATTATTCGATGAAGTAGGTCAACAAATTCGTGAAGTAGGGAAAGAATACGGTACTACAACAGGACGCCCTCGTCGTGTGGGTTGGTTTGATACGGTTGTAATGCGTCACGCAAAACGTGTTTCTGGAATTACAAACTTATCACTGAATTCAATTGATGTTTTAAGTGGGTTAGAAACCGTTAAAATTTGTACTTCTTACGAACGTAACGGTGAAACGATTTTTCATTACCCAGCTAGCTTAAAAGAATTAGCTGAATGTACACCGATTTATGAAGAGCTACCAGGTTGGAGCGAAGATATTACAGGTTGTCGTACTCTTGAAGAATTACCGGCTAATGCACGTAACTATGTGCACCGTGTTTCTGAATTAGTAGGCGTACGTATTTCAACTTTCTCAGTAGGTCCAGATCGTAACCAAACGAATGTATTAGAAAGTGTTTGGGCACAAATTTAA